GCGCGAACTCGAACATTTCCTGCTTGCCCGTCTCGAGCGGTCCCGTGTACTCGGTCTCGGCCGACGGTCGCACCGGCCAGAGGTGGTGGAACCCAAGCTCCGTATCTCCCTTGACGACGAGTTGAACGTTCTCGCCGGCTGGGCATTGCAGATGAATCGTCCACCGACCGGGAGCGCCTCTCTTGAAAAGAAGACGGTCCGAACGCGCGGTGGTCAGTGCTTCGACGGGAGCGACCACCGCACCTCGCCCGTCGCGGACGACGACGCGTGGCCGCTCGTGCGAGCCCGACACGTTTACCGAAAGCGGAGAAACCGTCGAGTCGACCGCGAATTCGAAGTCGGCGCTGCCGTCGGTGGCGAGCCCTTCGGCCGAAAACAACAGCTCGTACTTTTGGTCCTCTACGGCAGCTTGCGTCAGCCTTGCGGCCAGAGCCGGGTCGGTACTCGGGTCCAGGTGTACGACGGTCGCATTCGTTGCCCGAGCGAAGGCTTCAAGGCCATTGTGTCCGGAAAGCCCCTCGTCGCTGAGCCCGTGCTTCTCAACGCTAGCCGGTGCGCCGGACTCGCCGGCCAAAGCCGAGCTCGCACGCGAATCGACGATCACGAGCGCTGCAAATAGAGCAACACGACAGATGCGAGTTTTCACTTGTCCGTCCGCCGGGAGGCGGCCTCTTCCTTCAGGCCAGCATGTGTGAATAAGCTCCGATGAAGCAACCTTCCGGAAAATGCCGATGCGCAGCGCTGCACATGATCTTGCGACACACAGGACAGCTTTCGCTGCGCCGTGCATCCGCCTGGTTAGGGCCTGCGCGGCGATTGCCGCCCTGGCCTCGACCTCGAGTTGCGGAAGATTCGCGTTGTCCGGTCCGGACAGGCCTCTGGATGTCGAGTGTTCGGTTCCCGGCGTCTCGATCATGAGCGCACGCTCCGGGGTCGACCTGGCTCTCGAGCGCGTGGGAAAAGTGCTGGTGGAACGAAGCCAGCCTTTCGGTCTCGCACTCATATCGATGCCGGGATGCAAGCTGGAAACCATCCTTGCGCCAGGGGTGGCGCAGCGGCCCTCGTCGATCCTGTCGGTCAATGCGCGCGGAGACCTGCTTTACGACAACGGCACGCACACCAATTCGCTGGTCGTCAAGCAGGCGGGAAAAGATCCGGTCAACCTGCAGAAGCCCACGGACATCGGGAAAGACTGGTGGCAGCCGGTACTCTCGGACGACGGCGCGCTGGTGTGGAAAGCGCGGCAGCCGACGGTCCGCCTGGTCATTCGCGATCTCGAAAACGGGTCGGAGCGTACAGTCCCTCTTGATGCGGTGCCGTCGGATTACGAGCCGATCGCCGCGAACGTCGAGCAGGACGAGTTCGTGCTTGGCAAATACCCGCCTTTTCATGTCCTGGTGATCGATGGTCACGGTGCGACGCGATGGGCTCCGAAGACAAGGATGGGCGTACAGGCTACTGCCGACGCCATGTTCTTCCGCCGCGTGGGAGACGGCTGGGCAGCGTGGGACTTGAACGGCGATTCACGGCTCGAATGGTCCACGCCAAAAGGCAGCGGACAGCGCGAGTTCTCCAGGTCGAGCATCGAATCGCTTTCGATCGATCCCGCGCAGGAACACATCGCCGTCAGCCTGTCCGCGAACACGCGCCTGAACATCGACGAGGCGATCATCATCCTGCGAATCCGTGACGGGAAAGAGCTGTTCCATCGCAAGCTGCCGAAGTTCAGCCGCGTGGAGCTTGCCTACCTCGACAATTCGCACCTCGCGATGAATGCCAACGGCGCGGTCGACGTCGTGCGCCTTCCGCCGCCGTTTGCCGCGCTCGACCCGTCTGATCCGTACGGCGCGAACGCGCCGTAGCGGCGACTTTACGTGTCCCGCCGTGATTTCACGCCGCGCCGGTCCCTGCCGGTCTTTTCCTTCGGCGCCTCGCCGCGGTCGCGATTGCTGTGCGAGTCGCGCCGCACGTAGCGGAAGCGCAAAGGTGTTCCACCGAAGTCGTGCATCTCGCGGAAGCAGCGCTCGATGAAGCGCTGATATTCCTCCGGCAGCTCCATGCGGTTCGTGAAGATGCTGATGGTCGGCGGCCGTGTGCCGGTCTGCGTTCCGTAGAACAGCTTCGCACGGCCACGCCCCATGATCGGAGGCTCGCGGCGCCGCGCAGCCTCTTCGAGCGCGCGGTTCACGTCGGAGGTCGACAGCTTGCGATTGTGCGACGCGAACGCGTGGTCGACGAGGTCGAACGCCGCGTCGATGCCGAGCTTGTTGCGCACGGAAATGCGTCCGACCGGCACCGGCGACAAGGTCGGATAGATGTCGTGGATGTTGGCTTCGAGCCGCCCGAGCTGCGACGCGTTCGCGAGGTCGATCTTGTTGATCAGCAACACGAGCGCGCGGCCTTCGTCCCACGCGCGACGCGCGATGCGCGCATCCTGGTCGGTGACGCCTTCTTCCGGCTCGATGAGCAGCACGACGACATCGGCGCGATCGATCGCGTCGAGCGCACGGCGCACGCTGATCCGCTCGACGCCTTCGTCGACGCGCGACGGGCGGCGCATGCCGGCGGTGTCGAGAAGCACGTAGCGGCGGCCGCCGCGCTCGATCTCGGTATCGATCACGTCGCGCGTCGTGCCCGGACGGTTGTCGACTAGCGAGATCATCTCTCCGGCCAGCAGGTTGAGCAGCGAGGACTTGCCGACGTTCGGCCGTCCAACGAGCGCGACGCGGCACGGACGGTCAGCAGCGTCGTCGACGTCTTCGACTTCCTCAGGCTCGGCCTCGGCGTCGTCGTCCTCACGCACTTCCGCCGGCCCGCGGCTTTCGAGCACGCGGTCTGCGCACTCTTCGATCGCCGCGCGAAGGTCTCCCATGCCGGAGCCGTGCTCGGCGGAAATCGTCATCGGCGCATCGATTCCGAGCGCGCAGAACTCGAGCGCGGCCTCTTCGGTCGCCCTGCCCTCGCATTTGTTGGCGACGTAGATCGCTTCGAGGCCGCTCTGGTTGACGAGCTCGACGGTGTCGCGGTCGAGCGGGCTCAGGCCGGTGCGCGCATCGAACAGCACGATCAGCACGTCGCTTGCGGCAATCGCGCGCACCGTGTGCTCGTGCACGCGGTCCGCGAGCGCAATCTCGGCCTCGCCGCCGAGTCCGCCGGTATCGACGAGATCGATCGGCGCGCCGTCCCAGTCGAGCTGCTCGATGATCGGATCACGCGTGATGCCGGGCTGGTCGAGCGTGATCGCGCGGCGGCGGCCGAGCAGGCGGTTGAACAGCGTCGACTTGCCGACGTTCGGCCGGCCGACGATCGCAACGCGCACGCGTCCGCGCCCGTCTCCGAGGTTGGGATGAATGACCCGGCGATTCTTCACAGGCCGATCTCCGCAAGGAAGCGCGGATCGTCCTGCCAGCCCGGTTTCACCTTGACGAACAGCTCGAGGAAGACCTTGCGGTCGAGCAGCTCCTCGATGTTCTGGCGTGCGGCGATGCCGACGCTCTTGATGCGAGCGCCGCCCTTGCCGATGATCATGCGCTTGGTCGAATCGCTGTCGGTAAAGATCGTCGCCGAGATCGACGTATGCTTGGGGCCGTCGCGGAACACGTCGACGACGACCGCGATCCGGTACGGCAGCTCGGCATCGAGCTGCAGGAACAGCTGCTCGCGCACGAGCTCGCCGACGAGGTAGCGCTCGCTCTGATCGGTAAACAGCTCGGGGTCGTACATCCACGGCCCGGCCGGCATGCGCGCGGCCAGATGCTCGACCAGCACGTCGACGCCCTCGCCGGTTCGCGCGCTGACCGGATAGATCTCGCACCCGCTCACGATCTTTGAAATCTCGGCAATCAACGGAAGCACCGAACCTTTGGCGACCGCGTCGCATTTGTTGATCGCAATGAGAGTTTTTCCTTCCACCAGACCGGGCGTCTCGTTGCGGTCGATCGAGCGCACGCCGCGCGCGGCGTCGACGATCCAGCAGACGACGTCGGCCTCGCGCACGCCCTGGCGCGCTTCGGCGTTCATCCGGTCGTGCATCAGCCCGCGCGTCGGATGGATGCCGGGTGTATCGCAGAAAACGATCTGCACGTCGCCGCGCGTCTCGACGCCGAGAAGCCGGCGCCGCGTCGTCTGCGGCTTGGGCGTCGCGATGCTGAGCGGCCGGCCGAGAATGCGGTTGAGCAGCGTCGACTTGCCGACGTTGGGCGCGCCGGCGATCGCGACGTAGCCGCAGCGCTGGTTCGGCTGCGGAGGCATCTGCGGAGCGTCTGTCACCAGGGCGCTCCGCCGAAAGTGGCGCGAAGCGTCTCTTCAAGCATCGGTCTTGTCCTCGAGCGGCTCGTCCGCCACGTTCTTTTTCGCTCTCTTCGTCGAGCGTGTACGTTTTCGCGGGTGCGGCGATGGCGGCACCGCCGGGTTCTCCGGTTCATCCGGTGACACCAGCACGCCGGCTTCGATTCTGGCCAGCAGCACGCGCACCGCCTCTTCTGCCGCCATCTGCTCGGCGCTCTTGCGGTTGGCTCCTTCGCCGTGCGCGATGGTCTCGCCGCCGATGCGGATCGCGACCTCGAAATGCTTGGCGTGATCCGGGCCGCTCGTCGAAACCAGCGCGTAGCTCGGCGTGCAGTGGAAGCGTTCCTGCGTGAGCTCCTGGAGCTCGGTCTTCCAGTCGCCGCCGATCGGGTTCGCGGCAGCGATCTCTTCGGAGAACGTCGACTCGATCAGCGCGCGCGCGGCATCGTAGCCACCGTCGAGGAACACGGCCGCCACTACCGCTTCGTACGTGTCCGCGAGGATGTTGGCTTTCTTGCCGCCGCCGCTTCGCGCTTCGCCGCGGCCGAGCCGGATCCAGCGCCCGAGATCGAGCCTTGCCGCAGCGGTCGACAGGCCCTTGGCGCTGACGATGCTCGCGCGCATGCGCGTAAGGTCACCTTCGGCGCGCGCCGGATAGCGGCGCAGCAGGAACTCCGAAACCGCAAGGTCGAGGACCGCGTCGCCGAGGAACTCGAGCGTCTGGTTGCTCTCGAGAGCGCCTTCGGTCGCCGCCGAGCTGTGGACCAGAGCCTTTTCGAGCAGCGTCCGGTCGCGGAACGGATAGCGGATCAGAGTCTCGAGCGCATCGAGATCAGCGGGTTCGATGTCGTTGTTTTTCTGCGCTTTCACAGAATCCTGCCATGCATCGCGGCGCCGGCATCGCCGCCGATGGCTGCCGGCGCTTCGGATTCGACGCGGACCCTGCGAATGCTGCCGCGCAGATCGGCCGCGTCCGACGCACATGCGACCGGAACGTAGTGCTCGCTGTATCCCGTCCAGCGTCCGGTTGCGGGATCACGCGCGCCTTCGAACAGAACGTCGACTTCACGCCCGACGAAGCGCCGGCGGAAGCGCGCGCGCAGCTCGGCGTCGAGCTCGCGCATCCTCGTCGCGCGTCCGTGGACGAGCGCATCCGGCAGCGCATGCCACCGTTTGGCGGCCGACGTCGACGTGCGCTGCGAATACGGAAACACGTGCAGGTACGACAGCGCGAGATCGTCGGCTCTCCTCCAGGTCTCGTCGAACTCCGCTTCGCTTTCTTCCGGAAAGCCGGTCAGCAGATCCGTCCCGATCGCGAGATCGTCGCCGAGGCGCGCACGCGCGCGGTCGATCGCCGAGACGGCATCCGCCGCCGAATAGCGGCGCCGCATGCGCGTGAGCACACCGTCGTCGAGCGACTGCAGCGGCACGTGCACGTGCGGACAGAACTGTGTCCGGTCCGAGAGCACATCGAGAAGCCTCGGAGTGAGCTCGGGAGGATCGATCGAGCTTACGCGCACGCGCACCGCCGGCCGGCGCTCGGCGATGCACTCGAGCAGCCACGCAAGATCGCAAGGCGGATCGAGATCGGCGCCATATCCGCCGAGATGCACGCCGGTCAGAACGACTTCGCGAAAACCGCGCGCCGCCAGCCGCTCGATCTCGTCGAGAACGTCGCGCGCCGGAACGCTGCGGCTCCTGCCGCGGGCCACCGGCACGACGCAGAACGTGCAGAACAGGTCGCAGCCTTCCTGCACCTTGACGAATGCGCGGCTGCGGCCCGGAAAGCTCGCGATGCCGAGCGTCGCGACGGTATCCGCGCGCCGCAGATCGGAGACCGCGGAGCGCGAGGCAAGCTCGCCGGCGACCGCCTTCAGCAGATCGTCGACGCGTCCGAGGCCGACCACGTAGTCGACGCTGTCCAGCTTCGAGACGGCCTCGGGGCTGACCTGGGCATAACAGCCGGTCATGATCACGCGTGCCGCCGGATTGTTGCGCCGCGCGCGGCGGCACAGCGCGCGCGAGTCGCGGTCGGCGCGATCGGTCACCGTGCAGGAGTTGACCACGTAGGCATCGGCAACGTCGTCAAAATCGACGCGCTGCCAGCCCATCGCAGCGATGCGCTGCTCGATCACGGCGGTATCGTAGCGATTGACCTTGCAGCCGAGAGTGGTGATCGCAACGCGCATGCTGCCGGCCGTCATCCGATCGGTCCGGCGCAGCCGGGCGCTATCGGCGCCTCGTCTGCTTCGGCGCGCGCTGGCTCGCGACAGACACCGTCCGTGAGCGCAATCGATTCGCGGATCCAGCCGCCGCCGATCACTTCGTCGCCGCGATAGAAGACCGCGGCCTGGCCGGGCGTGACGGCTTCCTGCGCTTCGTCGAAGCGCAGCTCGATCGAAGCCGTCGCAGTTGCCGGAGCCGTTGTGGAAGCGATTGCCGCGGCGATCGACGAAGCATCCGAGCGCACGAGCGTCGACTCGACGCCGCGATGCCGGTAGCGGATCCGCACCGTCATCTTCGCGCCGACCGGTTCGGCTTCGCCCGACGTCCACACGACTCCGTCGGCGACGAGCCCCTGCCGCAGCAGATTCGGGCGCGTCGTGACGCGCACCGTAGCCGACGCGGCGTCCACCGATTCCACGTACAGCGGCTCGTCGTGCGCAATGCCGAGCCCGCGGCGCTGGCCGACGGTGTAACGATGAATGCCGTCGTGCGCGCCCACCACAGCGCCGCTCGCATCGACGATGCTGCCTGCACGGATGCGGCCCGGTGCAGCCTTCTCGACGAACTCGGCATAGCGGCCGTCGGGCACGAAGCAGATCTCCTGGCTGTCGGGCTTGCCGGCCGTCGCGATGCCGCTGCGCGCCGCGAATTCGCGCACTTCGTTCTTGGTCATTTCGCCGACCGGAAACAGCGTGTGCGCGAGCTCCTGCTGGCCGAGCTCGAACAGGAAGTACGACTGGTCCTTTGCGCCGTCGCGGCCGGTGCGCAGCCGGTAGCGTGCGCCGTCGAAGTCGCGCCGCGCGTAATGCCCCGTCGCGACCCACGACGCGCCGAGCTCGGCGGCGCGCCGGCGCAGCGCCGAGAACTTGATCGAGCGGTTGCACAGGATGCACGGGCTCGGCGTGCGGCCCGCGAGGTACTCCTCGACGAACGGCCGGATTACGTCGCGCGCGAACGCTTCGCGCATGTCGAAGACGAAATGCGGCACGCCGAGCGCATCGGCAACGCGCGCCGCGTCCTGGAAATCCTCGAGGCTGCAGCAGCCTTTGGAAACTCCGTCCTTGCGCTCTTCGGCGAGGCGGAGCGAGATTCCGACGACCTCGTAGCCGTCGAGCGCGAGCATGGCTGCCGCGACCGAGCTGTCGACGCCGCCGCTCATCGCGACCACGATGCGGGCGCCGCGCGGCGGCATCGCGCCGGACGCGAGTGTCGAAGCGGCGCCGCTCATGCAGCTTCTCTCGCGCGTGCGACCACGGCAACGATTGCGTCCGTCAGCGCGTCGGCGTCCTCACTGCGCGTCTTCCATCCCGAAGACAGCCGCAGCACGCCGCCGTGCCAGCGCGAATCGAGGCCGAGCGCACGCATCACGTGCGACGGCTCGGTCGAGCCGGCAGCGCAGGCCGAACCGGCTGACACGCAGAAACCGGCAAGGTCGAGCGCCGCGATCAGCGTGTCGGCGGCAAGATCGCCGACAGCGATCGTCAGCGTATTGGGGAGCCCGCTCTCCGGCGTGATGCGAAGGATGTCCGGCATCGCCGACGCGAGCCGGCTCCAGATCCGTTCGCGCAGCGTGCGAAGCCGGTCGCCATCGGATGCGCGAGTCTCGAGGGCGGCGCGCGCGGCGGCGCCCATCGCGGCAATCCCCGGAACGTTCGGCGTGCCGGCGCGCAGCGACCATTCCTGCGGACCGCCGGTCAGCAGCGGACGCAGCACGCGCCGCAGCCGTTCCGAAATAAACAGCGCGCCGATTCCCGGCGGCGCGCCGAACTTGTGACCCGACATCGACAGCGCATCGATGCGGTCGTCGAATCGGATCGGCAGGCGGCCGGCGGCCTGCGCCGCGTCGAGGTGCACGAACGCGTGCGGCGGACATGCGCGCACGAGCGCATCCACGTCGAGGATCGCACCGGTCTCGCCGTTGGCAAGGCCGAGGCAGACGAGAAATGCGCCGCCGGATTCCGTAAGTGCGGCAAGCGGCGAGAAATCGATCGACGAGTCCGGCCGCACGTCGAGCCGCACCACCGGCTGGCCCTGGCGCTCGAGGTCCTCGGCGGTCGCGATCACCGAATGATGCTCCACGCGCGAGATCACGATCGGCGCGAGCGGATTGGCGGCGGCGAACGCACGCAGCACGGTGTTGTTGGACTCGGTGGCACCGGACGTAAATACGACGTCGCGCGAGACCGCGCCGTCGGCCAGCGCCGCAACGTCGCGGCGGGCGTCCTCGAGCGCAATTCGCGCGCGGCGCCCGAGCACGTGCATGCTCGACGGATTGCCGCCGCCGCCGTCGATCCACGCGCGCAGCGCTTCGGCCGCCTCCGGCCGGAGGAGGCTGCTCGCGTTGTAGTCGAAGTATCCGTGCATGAGCCGACCCGGGCGCCGTCAGTCCTTGCGCCGAATCGAGCTCGACGCGGCCGCCGACTTGCGGCGCGAAGCCGCGCGCTCTTCCTGACTCAGCAGGAAGTAGACGAAGCTGTCGACGAGCGCCTGCCAGCTGGCCTCGACGACGTTGTGGGAAACGCCGACGGTCCCCCAGCGACGCGTACCGTCGCCGGATTCGATCAGCACGCGCACGCGGCTTTCGGTGCCGTTGGTGCCGTCGAGCACGCGCACCTTGTAGTCGTGCAGATGGATCTTCTCGATGCCGGGATAGAACTTGGTGAGCGCCTTTCGCAGCGCGAGGTCGAGGGCATTGACGGGCCCGTTGCCCTCCGCCGCCGTGTGCTCGACGGCCCCGTCCGGCCCTTCGAGCATCACCGTTGCCTCGCAGCGCGTATGGCCGTCTTCCGAGCGCTTCTCGTCGGTGACGCGAAAGCCGAGCAGCCGGAAGAAGCGCTGGAACGGGTCGAGGTTGCGGCGCATCAGCAGCTCGAACGACGCGTCGGCGCCTTCGAACTGGAAACCGCTGTATTCGAGCTCCTTCAGATGCGACAGCAGCGAGGCGAGCTCGTCGTGACGGCCGGCGACGTCGATGCCGAACTGCTCGGCTTTGTGCATGACGTTGCTGCGTCCAGACAGGTCCGACACCAGCACGCGCTGCTCGTTGCCGACGACGGTCGGGTCGATGTGCTCGTACGTGACCGCGTTCTTGCGCACGGCCGCCACGTGAAGGCCGCCCTTGTGCGCGAACGCCGAGCGGCCGACGTACGGCAGGCGCCGTTCGAGCTCCACGTTGGCGAGCTCGGCGCAGAACCGCGAAACCTCGGTCACCCTGGCCAGTTGCTGCGGCGAGACGCAGCGGTAGCCCATCTTGATCTGCAGGTTCGGAACGACCGTGCACAGGTTCGCGTTGCCGCAGCGCTCGCCGAATCCGTTGATCGTTCCCTGCACCTGCGACGCTCCGGCCTCGATCGATGCCAGCGAGTTCGCAACCGCGAGCCCCGAATCATTGTGGCAGTGGATTCCGATCGGGACGCCGAGCGCGCCCACTTCGCGCGTTGCGGCAGCGACGTCGCGCGGCAGCGAGCCGCCGCGCGTGTCGCACAGGCACAGCAGGTCGACGCCGGCGTCGACGGCAGCCTCGAGGCACTGCATCGCGTAGTCGTGGTTGGCGGCGTAGCCGTCGAAGAAATGCTCGGCGTCGAGGATGACGCGGTCGGTCCGTTCTTTCAGGTAGGCGATCGACTTCGAGATCAGCTCTAGGTTCTCGTCGAGCTCGATGCGAAGGTCCTCGTGGACGTGCAGATCCCAGGTCTTGGCGACGATCGTGACGACCGGCGTTTCGGCGGCGAGCAGCGCCTTCATGTTCGCGTCGTCGGCCGGATCGGTGCCCGGACGGATCGTCGAGCCGAACGCCGCGATCTTCGCTCGCGAAAGCTTGACGCCGCGGATCAGCTCGAAGAACGCGGCGTCGCGCGGGTTGGAGCCCGGCCACCCGCCTTCGATCACGGAGACGCCGAACTCATCGAGCTTGCGGGCAACGGCGACCTTGTCGTCGACGGTGTAGCTGACGCCCTCGCCCTGGGTGCCGTCGCGAAGCGTGGTGTCGTAGATCTCGATGATGCGGTCGCCGGTCGGCTCCTGACCGACGGACGACGGCATCGGCGCACCGGCGGGCGCATGCCTCGCACCAAGGCGATCTCCGGCCACCGCCCGAGGACGGCTCGTTGGACGCTTACCGCTCAAGTCACGCGATCTCCTGAAGGGCCTTGGCGTCGGGGCCGAGGAAGGCGGCGTGGAGGGCGCGGACGGCGGCGTCGATCTGGGCGTTGTCGACGACCACCGAGATCTTGATCTCCGACGTCGAGATCATGCGGATGTTGATCTTCTCGCGTGCGAGCACTTCGAACATGCGCGCGGCGACGCCGGCATGATTGCGCATGCCGAGCCCGACCACCGAAACCTTGCCGAGGCCCGAATGCGTGTTCACTCCGCGCGCGCCGATCTTCGCGGCGACTTTTTCGGCAACGGCGCGCGTGGCCGATGCGTCGGCTTCGGCAACCGTGAACGTCACGTCCGTATGCCCGTCGGTGCCGACGTTCTGCACGATCATGTCGATGACGACCGACGCCTCCGCCAGCGGCACGAAGATCGACGCCGCGAGCCCCGGCGAATCCGGCACGCCTTCGACCGTGACCTGCGCCTGGTCGCGTTCGAATGCGACACCGGAGACGAGAATCTCTTCCATGCTTCCTTCCTCAGGGACCACCCAGGTTCCCTCCACATCGTTGAAGCTCGAGCGCACGTGCACCGGAACCTGGTAACGCTTGGCAAACTCGACCGAACGGATCTGCAGAACTTTGGCGCCGAGGCTCGCCAGCTCGAGCATCTCGTCGTACGAAATCCGCTCGAGCTTGCGCGCGTCGTTGCAGACGCGCGGGTCGGTCGTGTAGACGCCGTCCACGTCGGTCAGAATCTCGCAGACATCGGCGTGAATGGCAGCCGCAATTGCGACGCCCGTCGTGTCGGAGCCCCCGCGGCCGAGGGTCGTGATGTTGGCGTCGTCGTCGACGCCCTGGAACCCGGCGACGACCGCGACGCAGTTCTCGGCAAATGCCCGTTCGATGCGCGACACGTCGATCGAGCGGATGCGCGCGCGTCCGAACGACGAATCGGTCTGGATGCGCACCTGGTGGCCGAGCAGCGAGATCGCCGGCACGCCGAGGTCGTTCAGCGCCATCGCGAGCATCGCGCACGAGACCTGCTCGCCGGTCGACACCATCGAATCGAGCTCGCGCGCATTGGGTGCAGGCGATACGGCCCGGCCCAGGGCCAGCAGCCGGTTGGTCTCGCCGGACATGGCCGAGGCCACAACGGCGATCTCGTGGCCCTCGTCGTAGCTGCGCTTGATGCGCCGGGCGACCGAACGGATGCGGTCGGCGTCGGCAACCGACGTGCCGCCGTATTTCTGGACGATGCGGATCCTTTTCGACATTCCGTTCGACATTCCGGGCCTTCGGCGAGGCGCCTGGGCTACTTGATCAGTTGGTGAGGGAATCAGCCGGAGAAGCGGCGCCACGCCGCATCCAGTCCGGGACCCCTGAAATCCAGGTGAATCGACCTAACATCGCCGGATTCGACGACGAGTTCAACGCTGACCAGACGCTCCGGCTCGGCCCCGTGCGCCCTTGCGTAGTACGGCCACCATTCGACGAGCGTGACTGCGTCGCTCGCGAGCGCTGCATCGAGGCCGATACTCTCGAATGCGAGCTCGGCCATCTCAGGGGGAACATCCGCAAAGCGGTAGAGGTCTGCGTGAATGAACGGAATACGGCCTTCGCTGTAGTCGACCAGATAGACGAACGTGGGGCTCGCAACATCGACCGGGTTGACGCCGAGCCCCGAGGCGACCCCGCGCGCAAAGACCGTCTTGCCGGCTCCGAGAGGT
This sequence is a window from Candidatus Limnocylindrales bacterium. Protein-coding genes within it:
- the der gene encoding ribosome biogenesis GTPase Der, with product MKNRRVIHPNLGDGRGRVRVAIVGRPNVGKSTLFNRLLGRRRAITLDQPGITRDPIIEQLDWDGAPIDLVDTGGLGGEAEIALADRVHEHTVRAIAASDVLIVLFDARTGLSPLDRDTVELVNQSGLEAIYVANKCEGRATEEAALEFCALGIDAPMTISAEHGSGMGDLRAAIEECADRVLESRGPAEVREDDDAEAEPEEVEDVDDAADRPCRVALVGRPNVGKSSLLNLLAGEMISLVDNRPGTTRDVIDTEIERGGRRYVLLDTAGMRRPSRVDEGVERISVRRALDAIDRADVVVLLIEPEEGVTDQDARIARRAWDEGRALVLLINKIDLANASQLGRLEANIHDIYPTLSPVPVGRISVRNKLGIDAAFDLVDHAFASHNRKLSTSDVNRALEEAARRREPPIMGRGRAKLFYGTQTGTRPPTISIFTNRMELPEEYQRFIERCFREMHDFGGTPLRFRYVRRDSHSNRDRGEAPKEKTGRDRRGVKSRRDT
- the era gene encoding GTPase Era, which encodes MTDAPQMPPQPNQRCGYVAIAGAPNVGKSTLLNRILGRPLSIATPKPQTTRRRLLGVETRGDVQIVFCDTPGIHPTRGLMHDRMNAEARQGVREADVVCWIVDAARGVRSIDRNETPGLVEGKTLIAINKCDAVAKGSVLPLIAEISKIVSGCEIYPVSARTGEGVDVLVEHLAARMPAGPWMYDPELFTDQSERYLVGELVREQLFLQLDAELPYRIAVVVDVFRDGPKHTSISATIFTDSDSTKRMIIGKGGARIKSVGIAARQNIEELLDRKVFLELFVKVKPGWQDDPRFLAEIGL
- the rnc gene encoding ribonuclease III; amino-acid sequence: MKAQKNNDIEPADLDALETLIRYPFRDRTLLEKALVHSSAATEGALESNQTLEFLGDAVLDLAVSEFLLRRYPARAEGDLTRMRASIVSAKGLSTAAARLDLGRWIRLGRGEARSGGGKKANILADTYEAVVAAVFLDGGYDAARALIESTFSEEIAAANPIGGDWKTELQELTQERFHCTPSYALVSTSGPDHAKHFEVAIRIGGETIAHGEGANRKSAEQMAAEEAVRVLLARIEAGVLVSPDEPENPAVPPSPHPRKRTRSTKRAKKNVADEPLEDKTDA
- the mtaB gene encoding tRNA (N(6)-L-threonylcarbamoyladenosine(37)-C(2))-methylthiotransferase MtaB; its protein translation is MTAGSMRVAITTLGCKVNRYDTAVIEQRIAAMGWQRVDFDDVADAYVVNSCTVTDRADRDSRALCRRARRNNPAARVIMTGCYAQVSPEAVSKLDSVDYVVGLGRVDDLLKAVAGELASRSAVSDLRRADTVATLGIASFPGRSRAFVKVQEGCDLFCTFCVVPVARGRSRSVPARDVLDEIERLAARGFREVVLTGVHLGGYGADLDPPCDLAWLLECIAERRPAVRVRVSSIDPPELTPRLLDVLSDRTQFCPHVHVPLQSLDDGVLTRMRRRYSAADAVSAIDRARARLGDDLAIGTDLLTGFPEESEAEFDETWRRADDLALSYLHVFPYSQRTSTSAAKRWHALPDALVHGRATRMRELDAELRARFRRRFVGREVDVLFEGARDPATGRWTGYSEHYVPVACASDAADLRGSIRRVRVESEAPAAIGGDAGAAMHGRIL
- the mnmA gene encoding tRNA 2-thiouridine(34) synthase MnmA gives rise to the protein MSGAASTLASGAMPPRGARIVVAMSGGVDSSVAAAMLALDGYEVVGISLRLAEERKDGVSKGCCSLEDFQDAARVADALGVPHFVFDMREAFARDVIRPFVEEYLAGRTPSPCILCNRSIKFSALRRRAAELGASWVATGHYARRDFDGARYRLRTGRDGAKDQSYFLFELGQQELAHTLFPVGEMTKNEVREFAARSGIATAGKPDSQEICFVPDGRYAEFVEKAAPGRIRAGSIVDASGAVVGAHDGIHRYTVGQRRGLGIAHDEPLYVESVDAASATVRVTTRPNLLRQGLVADGVVWTSGEAEPVGAKMTVRIRYRHRGVESTLVRSDASSIAAAIASTTAPATATASIELRFDEAQEAVTPGQAAVFYRGDEVIGGGWIRESIALTDGVCREPARAEADEAPIAPGCAGPIG
- a CDS encoding cysteine desulfurase family protein, which translates into the protein MHGYFDYNASSLLRPEAAEALRAWIDGGGGNPSSMHVLGRRARIALEDARRDVAALADGAVSRDVVFTSGATESNNTVLRAFAAANPLAPIVISRVEHHSVIATAEDLERQGQPVVRLDVRPDSSIDFSPLAALTESGGAFLVCLGLANGETGAILDVDALVRACPPHAFVHLDAAQAAGRLPIRFDDRIDALSMSGHKFGAPPGIGALFISERLRRVLRPLLTGGPQEWSLRAGTPNVPGIAAMGAAARAALETRASDGDRLRTLRERIWSRLASAMPDILRITPESGLPNTLTIAVGDLAADTLIAALDLAGFCVSAGSACAAGSTEPSHVMRALGLDSRWHGGVLRLSSGWKTRSEDADALTDAIVAVVARAREAA
- the cimA gene encoding citramalate synthase; the encoded protein is MPSSVGQEPTGDRIIEIYDTTLRDGTQGEGVSYTVDDKVAVARKLDEFGVSVIEGGWPGSNPRDAAFFELIRGVKLSRAKIAAFGSTIRPGTDPADDANMKALLAAETPVVTIVAKTWDLHVHEDLRIELDENLELISKSIAYLKERTDRVILDAEHFFDGYAANHDYAMQCLEAAVDAGVDLLCLCDTRGGSLPRDVAAATREVGALGVPIGIHCHNDSGLAVANSLASIEAGASQVQGTINGFGERCGNANLCTVVPNLQIKMGYRCVSPQQLARVTEVSRFCAELANVELERRLPYVGRSAFAHKGGLHVAAVRKNAVTYEHIDPTVVGNEQRVLVSDLSGRSNVMHKAEQFGIDVAGRHDELASLLSHLKELEYSGFQFEGADASFELLMRRNLDPFQRFFRLLGFRVTDEKRSEDGHTRCEATVMLEGPDGAVEHTAAEGNGPVNALDLALRKALTKFYPGIEKIHLHDYKVRVLDGTNGTESRVRVLIESGDGTRRWGTVGVSHNVVEASWQALVDSFVYFLLSQEERAASRRKSAAASSSIRRKD